The Apium graveolens cultivar Ventura chromosome 6, ASM990537v1, whole genome shotgun sequence genome contains a region encoding:
- the LOC141665264 gene encoding uncharacterized protein LOC141665264 — translation MGRYMPLAASIEHIFEVNKNRELFTKSEALSSWQSKGKKKYCEYHESSRHNTHECRQLKDEIEALVKEGYLGEWVVKEVMRHKDGADRIKEEGGRAPRGSNNETLEENKFVRDDSIRTIYEGDPGMECSDRALARYAREARFRPLTNIHRVETRPPKVFKGESMDITFKEADARWVHHPHNDVLVISIQIRTKNIHRAFVDNGSSINILYYSTFKKMGLPDRDMSGEDSWVYGFSGA, via the coding sequence ATGGGCAGATACATGCCTTTGGCCGCGTCTATTGAACACATCTTTGAGGTAAATAAAAATAGAGAGCTGTTTACAAAATCTGAGGCTCTGTCATCTTGGCAAAGCAAAGGTAAGAAGAAATATTGTGAATACCATGAGTCATCCAGACACAACACACATGAGTGTCGGCAACTAAAGGATGAGATTGAAGCCCTTGTTAAGGAAGGATATCTGGGAGAATGGGTAGTAAAGGAAGTAATGAGGCATAAGGATGGCGCCGATAGAATAAAGGAAGAAGGAGGTCGAGCCCCTCGGGGGTCAAATAACGAAACTTTGGAAGAAAATAAGTTTGTCAGGGATGACAGCATTCGAACAATCTACGAAGGAGATCCTGGCATGGAATGCAGTGACAGAGCCTTGGCaaggtatgcaagggaagctcGTTTCAGACCTCTAACCAATATTCATAGGGTGGAAACTCGGCCACCCAAAGTATTTAAGGGGGAGTCCATGGACATCACCTTCAAAGAAGCAGATGCCCGGTGGGTACATCACCCCCACAATGATGTACTGGTCATTTCCATTCAGATCAGGACCAAGAATATCCATAGAGCCTTCGTAGACAATGGAAGCTCGATAAACATCCTCTACTATAGCACCTTTAAGAAGATGGGGCTACCTGATCGGGATATGTCGGGAGAAGATTCTTGGGTTTATGGTTTCTCTGGCGCATGA